A region of Mauremys mutica isolate MM-2020 ecotype Southern chromosome 2, ASM2049712v1, whole genome shotgun sequence DNA encodes the following proteins:
- the RRS1 gene encoding ribosome biogenesis regulatory protein homolog, with the protein MAALCVEELLARAEQPHRSVAVEKELELEFDLGNLLALDRNMPPSMPRAAGAQRESRLRSLARDNTQLLVAQLWGLPAGRAEGATGPLVAQLPEPSYRLPREKPLPRPRPPTRWEQFARLKGIRRRKRTSLVWDEAAKQWRRRWGYERAGGDPARDWLIEVPAGADPNEDQFAKRLREKREKVARNEFNRLRNIARGALPGRGLHPTGQQSRAELGRATQVARVSTASLGRFQPRLPKEPPAPPPRGGRKRHFEPLLGDLAAERRRQLELLRGLGSKKPPLDLTRAVNKQLREEDAQAAAGKGRKRGQRGKRGRQRPGGGKGPAGGKGKKGGIRRRQQQQRPAGRKRS; encoded by the coding sequence ATGGCGGCGCTGTGCGTGGAGGAGTTGCTGGCTCGCGCGGAGCAGCCGCACCGGAGTGTGGCGGTGGagaaggagctggagctggagttcGACCTGGGGAACCTGCTCGCGCTGGACCGGAACATGCCGCCCTCGATGCCGCGCGCCGCGGGGGCCCAGCGCGAGAGCCGCCTGCGCTCGCTGGCCCGGGACAACACGCAGCTGCTGGTGGCCCAGCTGTGGGGGCTGCCGGCGGGGCGCGCCGAGGGGGCGACGGGGCCGCTGGTGGCGCAGCTGCCCGAGCCCTCCTACCGCCTGCCCCGGGAGAAGCCCCTGCCGCGGCCCCGGCCGCCCACCCGCTGGGAGCAGTTCGCCCGGCTGAAGGGGATCCGGCGGCGCAAGCGCACGTCGCTGGTGTGGGACGAGGCGGCCAAGCAGTGGCGGCGGCGCTGGGGCTACGAGCGGGCCGGCGGGGACCCCGCCCGGGACTGGCTCATCGAGGTGCCGGCCGGCGCCGACCCCAACGAGGACCAGTTCGCCAAGCGGCTCCGCGAGAAGCGCGAGAAAGTGGCGCGCAACGAGTTCAACCGCCTCCGCAACATCGCCCGGGGCGCCCTGCCCGGCCGCGGCCTCCACCCCACCGGCCAGCAGAGCCGCGCCGAGCTGGGCCGCGCCACGCAAGTGGCCCGCGTCTCCACCGcctccctgggccgcttccagCCCCGGCTGCCCAAGGAGCCGCCCGCGCCCCCGCCcaggggcggcaggaagcggcaCTTCGAGCCGCTGCTCGGTGACCTGGCGGCCGAGAGGAGGCGGCAgctggagctgctgcgggggctgggcagcaagAAGCCGCCGCTCGACCTGACCCGCGCCGTCAACAAGCAGCTGCGCGAGGAGGACGCCCAGGCGGCCGCGGGCAAGGGCAGGAAGCGCGGGCAGCGGGGCAAGCGGGGCCGGCAGCGCCCGGGGGGCGGCAAGGGGCCTGCGGGCGGCAAGGGCAAGAAAGGCGGGAtccggcggcggcagcagcagcagcgcccggCGGGCAGAAAGAGGAGCTGA